ATGATATCGAGAATTATTGTCATTTGTCTCTAGTTATGTGGGAGGTGACTTGCTCCCGATAGCGGTGAATCAGTCAATGGATTCTTCGGCTGTCTAACTGCAATCGGGGGCAAGCCCCCTCCTACATTTTTGATCTCAGTGTTATCGCAGCAATGCCTTCAGTTGCTCGGTCTCGGCTTCGCCCAGCGGGAATACCGGCAAGCGTGGATGACCCACGTCCAACCCGGTCAAGCGCAGACCTGCCTTGATCGTCGCCGGCAACCCACCCTTGAGGATGAATTGCAGCAAGGGCAACTGTCGATAAAACAGCGCTCGCGCCTGGTTCAAGTCATTGGCCTGCACGGCCTGATACAGGTCCAGGTTGAGTTGAGGGATCAAGTTCGGTGCTGCGGTGCACCAGCCTTTGGCACCGGCCGCGAATGCCTCCAGGGCCAGCGGGTTACAGCCGTTGTAGAACGGCACATCGCTCTCACGCTTCAACTGATGCATGCGCTGGATGTCCCCGGTGCTTTCTTTGACCAGGGTCACGTTCTCGACTTCTTTGAGAATGCGCAGGATCAGCTCGACCGACATGTCGGTACCGCTGGTGGCCGGGTTGTTGTAGAGCATGATCGGCACGCCGATGCTGTCGCCAATCGCCGCGTAGTGAGCGAGGATTTCCGCCTCGCTGAGCTTCCAGTACGAGGCGGGCAGCACCATCACCACATCGGCACCATGGTGTTCGGCGTAGCGGGCGCGGCGCACGGCCTTGGCGGTGGTCAGGTCGGACACGCTGACGATGGTCGGTACGCGTCTGGCAACCTTGTGCAGGCTGTAGGCGCTGACCTCGTCCCATTCGGCATCGCTCAGGTAAGCCCCTTCGCCGGTGCTGCCCAAGGGCGCGATGGCGTGAACGCCGCTGTCGATCAGACGGTCGATGGAACGCCCGAGGGCGTCGAGGTCAACGCGCTGGCCGTCGGCGCTGAACGGGGTGATGGTGTAGCCGATAATGCCGTGAAGGGTGGGCTTGGACATAAGGGTTCTCCGCTCGAAAAAAGGCGATCAGTTCAGGCAATCGGCGTGTTGGCGCAGGTTCTGCCGGGCGTAGTAATTGAAGGCGGCGCCGTGGCGCTTGGGCTTGGAAATCCAGGCGTGGGCTTCGCGCCCCAACTCCGGCAGGATCGGTTTGATCGTGCCGGCCGCCATTGCCAGCAGTTGCAGCTTGGCGGCGCGCTCGATCAACTGCGCGATCACGCAGGCTTCCTCGATGCTCGCCCCGGTGGACAATTGGCCGTGGTGCGAGAGCAGGATCGCGCGTTTGTCGCCCAGGGCGCTGGTGATGATTTCGCCTTCTTCGTTACCCACCGGCACACCCGGCCAGGTTTGCAGGAACGCGCAGTCTTCGTACAGTGGGCAGAGGTCCATGTGCGATACCAGCAGCGGCACTTCCAGCATCGACAATGCGGCGATGTGGGTTGGGTGCGTATGGATGATGCAGTTTACATCCGGCCGCCCACGGTACACCCAGGTGTGGAAACGATTGGCCGGGTTGGGAATGCCATGGCCTTCGAGTACCTCAAGGTCTTCGTTGACCAGTAACAGGTTGCTGGCGGTGATCTCATCGAAGCCCAGGCCCAGTTGCTGGGTGTAGTAGGTGCCCGGCGTCGGCCCGCGCGCGGTGATCTGCCCGGCCAGGCCGGAGTCGTGCCCGTGTTCGAAGAGAATGCGGCAAGTGAGTGCCAGCTTTTGCCGGTCGGTCCACGTATTATCTGCCAGGCTGTTTTGCAGCTGGATCAGTGCTTGCTTGACCAGTTGGTCTTTGGGAAGTGCTAATGTCTTGGCCATATGAGTGTCCTTTGGGTGAGAGCAAATGACACAATAGATGCTATATGACACTTTGTGTCATTGGCAAGCATGGCTTTCCGTTTTCTGCAGGGATTAATCGCAGCGCATGTCTATCCGCTTGAAATTATTGAGAAAAAAACTTGGCGTGACGCTGGAAGCCCTGGCGGAAAAATCCGGGATGACCAAGAGCTACCTGTCGAAAGTCGAACGTGGGCTCAATACCCCGTCGATCGCGGCTGCGCTGAAACTGGCCAAGGCGCTGAACGTGAACGTTGAAGAACTGTTCAGCGAAGACCGCGTCAGCCTCGACAGCTACAGCCTGGTACGCCGCCACGAACGCCCCGACACCTCGCCGGGTTACGCGGTGCTGGCCCATCAAGTCAGCGAGCGTAGCCTGTTGCCGTTCATCATCTACCCGCCGGCAGAGTTCACGGACAAGACCTTCAAGGAGCATCTGGGCGAGGAGTTCTTGTTCGTGCATGAAGGCCGGGTGGAGGTGGACTTCATGACCGAGCGAGTGATCCTGGAGCGTGGCGATGCGCTGCATTTCAACGCGCAGAAGCCCCACCGGATTCGCTCGGTGGGGGATGCGCAGGCGCAGTTGCTGGTGGTGGTGCACAGCGCAGAAGAATGACGCAGGCAGCAAGTCAGTCAAGGCTTTTTGTAGGAGCGAGCTTGCTCGCGAAGAACTCAGGGCCACCGCGTTTATCCAGAATGAACGCGTTGCCTGGACGTTTTTCGCGAGCAAGCTCGCTCCTACAGTGGGCTACTTTCGCTTAACTGAAGCCCCCCCCCACAGCTTCAATCAGCGCTCGACCGGTACCGACAGCGCCGGGTCGCCGAGTGCATGCGTGCGTGCTGCAAAGAACTTCAGGTCCATCCCGCTACCGTCGAACAACTCGCTATACCGGCGCTTTTGCTGACGAATAAACCCGTCACTGCGCCCCGACACGGAAATCGCCAGGGTGGTAATGCTGGCCTGGCGTATTGCGTCCACGAGGTGCTTGTCCTGCGGCCCCAGGTCATGACCGAAGATGCACAGGGCGCCCTGGTGGGTGAGCAACTGTTCATAACAGAACGACAGGTAATCCGAACTGCGGATGCTCTTGAGCTTCTCCTGCACCTTGCCTTCACTGACGAACAGCGGCACATCGTCCAGGGTCTTGATCGTGTTGTTGATCGCAAAGCTGCTGAGCAAGGTGCTGTCGGTGGACGGCAGTTTGCGCGCGCTGCCGTCGAGGTTGCGCACCAGGTGCAGGCCGCCGTGCAGGTACAGGATACGTGTGGCGTCGCTGCGGGTATCGCGCAGGTCGAAGCTGGCGTCGGGGCTGCGGAACAGGTCGTCGATACCGGGCGCATGCAGGGTCGCCCAGTAGTTGAGCAGGTCGTAGTTGCTGGTGAACACCGTGGCGTAGCGGGCCAGTTCAGTGTTGATAGTCGCCAGGGTCGAGGGCTGCACCAGGCGCCAGGGGATATGCACGGCGTGGATCGTGTTGATCAGCGCTTCCTTGATCGCGTAGTAGCGATTGCGCGGCGCCGCCGAGCTGACGGCCAGGGCCTTGTTGACGCGGCTGGTAGTTTTCAGTGCGCCCAGGGCCTGCTCGAAACTGCGGGTTTGCAGGGCATCGAACACGCTGAGTTCGGATGGGCTCAGTGGCTTTTCTTCCACCGTGCGGGCGTTTTCGAACAGCGAGTCGTAGGCAAAGTCTTCCCAGATCGCGCGGCTTGCGCCATTGCCGATCAGAATCCCGTTGAAGTCGATGGCGCTGCGCAGTGCGCTCCAGTCTTCAAGGTGGGCGTCACTATCCTGGAAATCCTTCATTGCGGCGGGTCTACTCGAAATCGGCTGGACGGTGACTTTATCACGAGCCGGTGTTGATCCTGATCAAGATGCGGCAAGTGGTAGCGGTGGATTCTGTGGCCATAACGCCCCTGAGGATCGACCATGAGCAGCACTTTCTTTATTCCCGCCGTCAACATCATGGGCATCGATTGCCTGGACGAAGCCATGATCGCCATCCGCAACTACGGCTTTCGCAAGGCGTTGATCGTGACGGACCAGGGCCTGTGCAAAGCCGGCGTGGCCAGCCTGATCGCCGAGAAGCTGGCGATGCAGGACATCGATTCGGTGGTCTACGATGGCGCCAGGCCCAACCCCACGGTGGACAACGTCGAGAAGGGCCTGGCGCTGCTGCAGCACAGCGCCTGCGATTTTGTGCTGTCCCTGGGCGGCGGCTCGCCCCATGACTGCGCCAAGGGGATTGCCCTGTGCGCCACCAATGGCGGGCGGATCGGCGACTATGAGGGCGTCGACCAATCGAGCAAGCCGCAACTGCCGCTGGTGGCCATTAACACCACCGCCGGCACGGCCAGCGAGATGACCCGTTTCTGCATCATCACCGACGAAACCCGCCACGTGAAAATGGCCATCGTCGACCGCAACGTCACGCCGCTGCTGTCGGTCAACGACCCGGCCCTGATGGTCGCAATGCCCAAGGGCCTTACCGCCGCCACCGGCATGGATGCCTTGACGCACGCCATCGAAGCCTACGTGTCCACCGCCGCCACACCGATCACCGACGCGTGCGCCATCAAGGCCATCGAACTGATCAGCGCCAATCTGCGCCTGGCCGTACGCGACGGCAGCGACCTCGCCGCGCGGGAAAACATGGCCTATGCGCAATTTCTCGCCGGCATGGCGTTCAACAACGCGTCGCTGGGCTTCGTGCATGCCATGGCGCATCAACTGGGTGGCTTGTACGACCTGCCCCATGGCGTGTGCAACGCGGTGTTGCTGCCCCACGTGCAGAGTTTCAATGCCAGTGTCAGCGCTAAGCGCTTGAGTGACGTGGCGCGCGCGTTGGGTGCCGATATCAAGGGGATTACCCCGGAAGAAGGCGCGCAGGCCGCGATCGTCGCGATTCGTGCACTGTCCCAGGACGTGGAAATCCCCGCCGGCCTGCGCGAACTCGGCGCCAAGTTGCAGGACATTCCCCTGCTGGCGAGCAATGCGCTGAAGGACGCGTGTGGCCTGACCAACCCACGGCGGGCGGATCAGCGTCAGATCGAGGAGATTTTTCGCAGCGCGTTTTGACAGGGGCAGCTTTGAGCCGCAAGCGTTAAGCTACACGCTGATTGCGTTCAACTGAGCATGATGCGTGCGGCTTGCCGCTGAGGTCCCCCATGAGAGTTCTATTATTCGGTGCCACCGGCATGGTCGGTCAGGGCGTGCTGCGCGAGTGCCTGTTGGCGCCCGATGTGCAGGAAGTGGTCGCGGTCGGTCGCACGGCGTTGACCCAGGAGCACGGCAAGCTGCACCAGGTGCTGCACGGCGACATGCTGGATTTCCAACCGCTGGAAAACCTGCTGCAAGGCTTTGATGCGTGCTTCTTCTGCCTGGGCGTTTCGTCGGCGGGAATGGATGAAACCCGGTACACCCATCTCACCTACGACCTGACGCTGGTCGCCGCCAGCACCCTGGCGCGGCTCAATCCGCAGATGACGTTCATTTATGTGTCCGGCGCGGGCACGGACAGTTCGGAAACGGGCAAGTCGATGTGGGCGCGGGTCAAGGGCAAGACCGAGAATGCCTTGCTGCGCTTGCCGTTCAAGGCGGTGTATGTGTTCCGGCCGGGCGTCATCCAGCCGTTGCACGGGGTACGTTCGAAGACGCCGCTGTATCAAGCGTTCTACAGCGTGCTCGGGCCGTTGCTCTCGTTTGTGCGTCGGATAAAACCGAGCTGGGTCGTCAGCACCGAGACTGTCGGCCGTGCGATGTTGCAGGCGGTGAGCCATGGCGCGCCGCGGCCCGTGGTGGAGCAGGCCGAGATCAATCGCTTGGCGGCTGAGCGTCGCTGATGCTGCACAAGAGTCTGGTGCGCCGCCTTGACCTGATCACCCTGCAACTGTTCGTCGCGGTGTTCGAAGAGGGCACCCTGACCCGTGCAGCAGCGCGTGAAGCGATTGCGGTGTCGGCGGCCAGCAAGCGCTTGATGGAGCTGGAACAGGTGCTCGGAGTCAGCCTGTTCGTGCGCCGCGCCAAGGGCATGGACCTGACGGCGGCTGGCGAAACCCTGCTGCACCATGCGCGGCAGATGCTGTTCAATGTCGAGAAAATGGGCCTTGAACTGGGTGAACACAGTCATGGCGTGCGCGGCTATGTGCGGATGCTGGCCAACCTCTCGGCAATCATTCAGTTCCTTCCCGAAGACTTGCGCGACTTTTGCGCGTTGCACCCGCAAGTCAAAACCGACCTTGAGGAGCGCCCCAGCAACGGTGTGGTGCAAGGCGTGCTGGACGGCGTGGCGGACCTGGGCATCTGCTCCAGTGATACCGACACCAAAGGCTTGCCCAGCGTGACCTATCGCCATGACAAACTGGTGGTGCTGATGCCCGCGGATCACCCGCTGGCGTCACGTGAGGCCGTGGCTTTCAGTGAGACCCTGGGCAGCGATTATGTAGGCCTGCACGCCGCCAGCTCGATCAATATGCGCACCCACGCCGCCGCACGGGAGGCCGGCCAGATGCTGCGCCTGCGTATCCATGTGCCGGGGTTCGACGCGATGTGCCGGATGGTCCAGGCGAACATGGGTATCGGCATCCTGCCGCAGAAAGCCTATGAACTGTTCGGCCATGCGCTGGGTTTGCATGCGGTGCCGCTGACGGATGCCTGGTCGAACCGCAGCCTGATCCTGGTGGTGCGCGATGAGGCGCAGTTGTCGCCAGTCAGCCGGTTACTGTTTGATCATTTGAGCGTTCGCGTTTAACGAACGCATCTTGCCAACAGACGGTTGGATTTTTCCTGCTTGAGTCCTCTAGCCTTGGTGCACATTCCAAGAACAAGAGGTACACCCGATGACGGCTCCCCTGAGCGGTATCAAGGTGATCGAGATTGGCACCCTGATTGCCGCGCCATTCGCGGCGCGAGTGATGGCCGAGTTTGGTGCCGAGGTGATCAAGATCGAAGCCATGGGGCAGGGCGATCCGCTTCGCAAATGGCGAAAGCTGCACGAAGGCACGTCGCTGTGGTGGTACCTGCAGTCGCGCAACAAGAAGTCCCTGGCCCTGGACCTCAAGTCGCCGGAAGGCTTGAGCCTGATCAAGCAATTGCTCGGCGACGCCGACGTGCTGATCGAAAACCTGCGCCCCGGTGGCCTGGAAAAACTTGGCCTGGGATGGGACGTGCTGCACGCCCTCAACCCCAAGCTGACCCTGGTGCGCATTTCCGGCTATGGCCAGACCGGCCCCTATCGCGACCGCCCGGGTTTCGGTGCGATTGGCGAGGCGATGGGCGGCATTCGCTACACCACCGGTAACCCGGATTCGCCACCGGCGCGGGTCGGCGTGAGCCTGGGGGATTCGCTCGCGTCGCTGCACGGGGTGATCGGGGCGCTGATGTCGCTGCTGCGGGTCAAGACTGGCCAGGGTGACGGGCAGATCGTCGACGTGTCCCTGGCTGAAAGCGTGTTCAACCTGATGGAAAGCCTGGTGCCCGAATACGACATGCTCGGCCATGTACGTGAGCGCAGCGGCGGGGCCTTGCCCGGTATCGCGCCGTCCAATACCTACCTGACCGCCGACGGCGCCTATGTGGTGATCGCCGGCAACAGCGACCCGATCTACAAACGCCTGATGACCACCATCGGCCGTGCCGACCTGGCCGAGGCGCCTGAGTTCGCCCACAACGATGGGCGTGCGGCAAAGAGTGGTTTGCTGGACGCAGCGATTACCCACTGGACCAGCAGCCTGCCCATCGAGCAAGTGCTCAGCGCCCTGGAGGCCGCCGAAGTGCCGGCCGGGCGTATCTATTCGGTGGCGGACATTGTCAGCGACCCGCACTACCAGGCACGCGATATGCTGCTCGATGCCGAGCTACCCGGCGGTGTGTCGGTGAAGATGCCCGGCATCGTGCCCAAGCTCTCGGAAACACCCGGCGCGGTGAACTGGCAAGGCCCGGCGCTGGGCCAGCATACCGATGATATTCTCGTCGGCCTGGGCCTGACCGGCGCCGATATCCAACGTCTGAAAACCTCGGGAGTTGTGCAATGATCACCGATTATTCCGACCCGTTGATCGTGCAGGAAGTCTCCCCGCGCGACGGCCTGCAGATCGAGCCGACCTGGGTCGACACCGCTGACAAGATCGCGCTGATCAACCAGCTTTCCCGCGCCGGTTTTTCACGCATCGAAGCCGGGTCGTTCGTCTCGCCCAAAGCCATACCGGCCCTGCGTGACGGCGAGCAGGTCTTTCAAGGCATCGAGCGCACGCCTGGGGTGATCTATGTGGCGCTGATCCCCAATCTCAAGGGCGCCCAACGGGCCATCGCGTCCCGCGCCGATGAGTTGAACCTGGTGATGTCCGCCAGCCAGACCCACAACCTGGCGAACATGCGCATGCGCTGCGAGGCGTCCCTGGCCGCCTTCGGCGATATCGCACGGTTTGCCGCCGACCACCCGGTGCGCCTCAACGCCAGCATCGCCACCACCTTTGGCTGCCCGTTCGAAGGCAAGATCGATGAAGACCGGGTGCTGCAGATTGTCGATGCTTATCGTGAGCTGGGCATCCAGGGCATCACCCTGGCGGACACCACGGGCATGGCCAACCCGCGGCAGGTCGAACGCTTGGTCAAGCGTGTGCTGGCGCGTATACCGGCCGGCGATCTGACCCTGCATTTCCATAACACCCGCGGCCTGGGCTTGTGCAATGTGCTGGCCGCCTACGAAGCCGGCGCCCGGCGTTTCGATGCGGCGCTCGGTGGCCTGGGCGGCTGCCCGTTCGCGCCGGGTGCGTCGGGCAATATCTGCACGGAAGACCTGGTCAACCTGTGCGAAGAGGTCGGCATTCACACCGGTATCGACCTGCCGCACTTGTTGCACATGTCCCGCCGCCTGCCCGCGCTGCTGGGCCATGCATTGCCCGGCCAGGTGGCCAAGGCCGGGCGCAACAGTGACCTGCATTCACCGCCTGAATACATCGCCGGTTTGTAAATCCGTACCAGACAACAAAAACAATCGGACGCCTGTGAGCAGTCCGCTGGAGAGACACATGGACACTAATACGTTAGAGGCCGGCGCGCGTCCGGCCGCCGAGATCGACGCGGAAAAAGCCCTGGTCAGCAAGGTCGCCTGGCGCCTGATGCCGCTGATCATGGTGTGCTACCTGTTCGCGTTTTTTGACCGCATCAACATCAGCTTCGCCAAGTTCCAGCTGCAGGCCGATCTGAGCCTGAGTGACACCGCCTACGGTCTGGGCGCCGGCTTGTTTGTGGTGGGCTACGTGATTTTTGAAGTGCCCAGCAACATGATGCTGTACAAGGTCGGCGCGCGGCGCTGGATCGCGCGGATCATGATGTCCTGGGGCCTGGCCACGGCGGCCATGGTGTTTGTCACCGCCGAATGGCAGTTCTATGGGTTGCGCTTCATTATCGGCGCGATGGAGGCCGGGTTTGCGCCGGGGGTGCTGTATTACCTGACGCTGTGGTTCCCGCAGCACTTCAGGGGGCGCATCACGTCATTGCTGTTCCTGGCGTCGGCGTTTGCCGGCCTGGTGGGCGCGCCGTTCTCCGGGCTGGTGCTGGAGCATCTCGACGGCGTGCTGCAGATGCGCGGCTGGCATTGGTTGTTCCTGCTCGGCGGCCTGCCATGCATCGGCCTGGGCCTTCTGGTGCTGACGTTGCTCAAGGACCGCATTGAAGACGCCCATTGGCTGACGGCGACAGAGAAGGCCTTGCTGTCGAGCCGGATCGCCAAACATGAGCCCAACCAGCACGGCGGTTCGCTGTGGTCGGCGATGCGCATTCCCGGTTTCCTGATGCTGGGCTTCATCTATTTTCTGATCCAGGTGGCATCCTACGGCCTGAACTTCTGGGCACCCCAGTTGATTCGCAGCGCCGGCACCCAGAGCCCGGTGATGATCGGCCTGCTCACGGCGATTCCCTACATATGCGGTGCGATCAGCATGGTGGTGATCGGACGCTTGTCGGACGCCACCGGTGAGCGCCGCAAGTTTGTCTGTGGGCTGGTGGTGCTCGGCGCGGTGGGATTCTTCTGCGCTGGCATCTTCGCCGACCACACCACCTTCCTGATCATTGCCTTGGGCATGCTCGGCGCGGGGATCATTGCGTCGATTCCGACCTTCTGGACGCTGCCACCCAAATTGCTGGCCGGTGCCGGCGCGGGGGCGGCGGGCGGGATTGCGGTGATCAATACTCTGGGCCAGTTCGGCGGTATCGTCAGCCCGCTGATGGTGGGGCGTATCAAGGACCTTACCGGCAGCACCACGCCGGCGCTGTATGTGATCGGCGTGTGCGCCTTGCTGGCGGCGGCGTTGCTGCTGTGGGGCTTGCCGCAAAAGCTGCGCACGCTGGATAAGGGCTGATCAGCCAGCCGGTGCCAGTGCACGGGCCGGCGCGGTACTGAACTGAATCAGTGCCACGCCGCCCATCAACAGCAACGCCCCCAGCACACGGGGCGTTGTCAGTGGGCGCTGCACCAGGCCGAACAGCCCGAAATGGTCGAGCAGCAGCGACGCCAGTATCTGCCCGGCCATGGCCAGGGCGATAAACCCGGATGCGCCCAGCTTGGGCAGTAGCACCAGGGCCAGCGAGATAAAGCACACGCCGAATGCGCCACCGGCCCACATCCACAGCGGTGCCTGGGTGATAAACGCCAGGCTCGGCAAGGGTAGGCGCAGTGCGATGATCACCGGCAGCAACACGATGATGCTCACCAACAGCGACGCCAGCGTCGCCCACAGCGGGTGGCCGAGCCCGCGACCCAGGTTGGCGTTGATCGCACTTTGAAACGGCACCACGGCCCCGGCGATTACCGCCAGCAGCAACAAGCCCAGCCAATGCAATGTGGTCATGTCGAATCTCCCAAAGGTTTTGCTGGACTCTAGGTTATTCGTCGCGCAAATTTAAATTCCAAGTTCTTATGCCGAGCATGCAGCTGATGAATGATCTCAGGCGCGTCGACCTGAGCCTGCTGGTGGTGCTCGACGCGTTGCTCAGCGAGCAACACGTCACCCGCGCTGCCGAACGGCTGCACCTGAGTCAACCGGCGGTCAGCCATGCGCTGGCACGCTTGCGTGACCTGCTGGGGGACCCGTTGCTGGTGCGCCAGGGCGGCTCACTGATACCGACTGCCCGCGCGCTGGAACTCGCCACGCCGTTGGCAGAGGCGCTGGCCCAGGTGCAGGACCTGCTGGCGCCGAACCGCTTTGACCCGGCTTCGGCCAAGCGTCGGTTTCGCGTGGCGATGTCGGACTACGGCGCGGCGATTTTCCTGCCAGGCTTGGTGCGCCTGTTGCGTCGCGAAGCGCCGGGCATCGACTTGCAGGTCATCCAGGCCAGCCGCGAAGGCATGGTCGACGGCGTGCTCAATGGCGACCTGGACCTGGCCGCCGGGGTTTTCCCTGACCTGCCTGGCGAACTGCGCACCACGCCATTATTCGAAGAGCATTACACCTGCGTGGTCGACCGCGACAGCCTGCCGGCCACGGGCGTACTGGACCTGCCGACCTACTTGTCACGCCCCCATGTCCTGCTGGAAATGCGCGGCAGCGGCACGCCGGAAATCGAGCGTGCGCTGGCCGCGATTCGTGAGCGGCGGCATGTGGCCGTCAGCCTGCCGCACTGGGGGGTGGCGCCGCAGTTGATTCAGGGCACGGACTTGATCCTGACCGTCTCGTCCCGAGGCCTGCTGAATATCGATCACGCTCATCTGATTGCCGTGCCGCCGCCGTTTCATATTCCATCGTTTGCGTTTGAGCTGGCCTGGCATGCGCGACGCGGTGGCGATGCAGGGTTGCAGTGGTTGAGTGGGCGGGTGCAAGGTGTGCTGTCTGGTCATGAACCCTAGGAAAAACACGATGCTCTCAGGCCTCAACCACCTGACCCTGGCGGTCACCGATCTGCAGCGCAGCATCCGTTTCTACCATGGGCTGTTGCAGCTTCGGCTCGAGGCCACCTGGGATAACGGCGCCTACCTGTCGCTGCCTGGGCTGTGGTTATGTTTATCCCACGACCCGTTGCGTCACCCGGCCCCTGTGGCCGATTACACGCACTATGCGTGGAGCGTCGAGGCGCATGATTTCGCCAGGGTAGTCGAACGCTTGCACGATGCCGGCGTGGACGAATGGCGCGACAACCGCAGTGAAGGCGCCTCGTTCTATTTTCTCGACCCCGATGGCCATAAGCTCGAACTTCATGTGGGCGACCTGGCCTCGCGGCTGCAGGCCTGTCGCGCCAAGCCTTATGCCGGCATGAGGTTTTACCCTTAGCCTGGAAAGGTGCAGAATCGCTGCACCTTTGAACTGCTATCAGAGCCACGCCCATGACTCCCTCCTTGTTGCTCGCGGTCCTTGCGTCCGGGTTTATCTACGGTATTACCCCCGGTCCCGGTGTGCTGGCGGTGTTTGGCATTGGCGCCGCCCGAGGCCGTCGTGCCGGGGCGGGTTTCCTGGCTGGGCATTTGCTCGGCGACGTGGTGTGGTGCAGCACCGCGCTGATTGCGATTGT
Above is a genomic segment from Pseudomonas sp. R5-89-07 containing:
- a CDS encoding LysR family transcriptional regulator; this translates as MPSMQLMNDLRRVDLSLLVVLDALLSEQHVTRAAERLHLSQPAVSHALARLRDLLGDPLLVRQGGSLIPTARALELATPLAEALAQVQDLLAPNRFDPASAKRRFRVAMSDYGAAIFLPGLVRLLRREAPGIDLQVIQASREGMVDGVLNGDLDLAAGVFPDLPGELRTTPLFEEHYTCVVDRDSLPATGVLDLPTYLSRPHVLLEMRGSGTPEIERALAAIRERRHVAVSLPHWGVAPQLIQGTDLILTVSSRGLLNIDHAHLIAVPPPFHIPSFAFELAWHARRGGDAGLQWLSGRVQGVLSGHEP
- the fos gene encoding fosfomycin resistance glutathione transferase, whose amino-acid sequence is MLSGLNHLTLAVTDLQRSIRFYHGLLQLRLEATWDNGAYLSLPGLWLCLSHDPLRHPAPVADYTHYAWSVEAHDFARVVERLHDAGVDEWRDNRSEGASFYFLDPDGHKLELHVGDLASRLQACRAKPYAGMRFYP
- a CDS encoding DMT family transporter, coding for MTTLHWLGLLLLAVIAGAVVPFQSAINANLGRGLGHPLWATLASLLVSIIVLLPVIIALRLPLPSLAFITQAPLWMWAGGAFGVCFISLALVLLPKLGASGFIALAMAGQILASLLLDHFGLFGLVQRPLTTPRVLGALLLMGGVALIQFSTAPARALAPAG